In Flavobacteriales bacterium, one genomic interval encodes:
- the rpoC gene encoding DNA-directed RNA polymerase subunit beta', with translation MKKEVKLNSNFNKIVISLASPEQILERSHGEVIKPETINYRTYKPERDGLFCERIFGPVKDFECHCGKYKRIRYKGIVCDRCGVEVTEKKVRRERMGHIQLVVPVAHIWYFRSLPNKIGYLLGLPTKKLDQVIYYERYVVIQAGPAMNKEGEALQYLDFLTEEEYLDTLDVLGKENQYLDDTDPNKFIAKMGAESLYDLLKRLDLDGLSYDLRHKANTETSQQRKTEALKRLNVVEAFRDANTRMENKPEWMIVKVVPVIPPELRPLVPLDGGRFATSDLNDLYRRVIIRNNRLKRLVEIKAPEVILRNEKRMLQEAVDSLFDNSRKSSAVKSESNRPLKSLSDSLKGKQGRFRQNLLGKRVDYSARSVIVVGPELKLHECGLPKDMAAELFKPFIIRKLIERGIVKTVKSAKKIVDKKEPVVWDILESVLWGHPVLLNRAPTLHRLGIQAFQPKLIEGKAIQLHPLVCTAFNADFDGDQMAVHVPLGNAAILEAQLLMLASHNILNPANGAPIAVPSQDMVLGLYYITKGRVTDEERTMKGEGRTFYSPEEVIIAYNEKQLDLHTHIKLRWVDFHGKSAIIDTTCGRTIFNEVVPKEVGFINDVLTKKALRDIIGKVVKETGTARAAQFLDDIKDLGFMSAFHGGLSFNLDDVVVPAEKEKLVNAAQAEVDEVTGNYNMGLITNNERYNQTIDIWTHTNSKVTYTLMERIKKDRQGFNSIYMMMDSGARGSKEQIRQLSGMRGLMAKPQKSGAGGGQDIIENPILSNFKEGLSILEYFISTHGARKGLADTALKTADAGYLTRRLVDVAQDVIITNDDCGTLRGLLASALRKNEDIVESLYDRILGRNSVHDVHHPQTGELMVASGENIDEDIAAAIANSPIEEVEIRSVLTCEQKKGVCAKCYGRNLATGRFVQMGEAVGVIAAQSIGEPGTQLTLRTFHVGGVAGKITEESEIRAKYDGVLEIEELRTVSKKDRKGEDAEVVISRSAEMRIVDSNTGIVLTTSNIPYGAFIYMKGGKKVKKGDLICIWDAYNAVIISEFSGKLDFESIEENATYREEIDEQTGFAEKVIVESRDKKKNPTIRIMDGKGKEELKSYSLPVGAHIVVSEGQKIEAGDILVKIPRSSGKGGDITGGLPRVTELFEARNPSNPAVVSEIDGIISYGKIKRGNREIIVESRTGEQKNYLVPLSKHILVQENDFIKAGQPLSDGSTAPGDILDIQGPTKVQEYLVNEVQEVYRMQGVKINDKHFEVIVRQMMRKVEIEDPGDTKFLEKQSVNKTEFMEENDQIFDMMVVTDAGESESLRVGQLLTLRKFRDENSVLKRKDSKLAEARQAQPATARTMLQGITRASLQTESFISAASFQETTKVLNEAAVNAKEDHLNGLKENVIVGHLIPAGTGVRAYQKNIVANKDEYQRMLASKLEAQEIEE, from the coding sequence ATGAAGAAGGAAGTAAAGCTCAACAGCAACTTCAATAAGATCGTTATCAGTCTGGCCAGCCCCGAGCAGATCCTCGAGCGCAGCCATGGCGAAGTGATCAAGCCGGAAACCATCAATTACCGCACCTATAAGCCGGAGCGTGATGGACTTTTCTGCGAGCGCATCTTCGGTCCTGTTAAGGATTTCGAATGCCATTGCGGTAAATACAAGCGGATCCGTTACAAAGGGATCGTTTGCGACCGTTGCGGTGTTGAAGTGACCGAGAAAAAAGTACGTCGTGAGCGTATGGGACACATCCAATTGGTTGTGCCCGTGGCTCATATCTGGTATTTCCGCAGCTTACCGAATAAGATCGGTTATCTATTGGGCCTACCTACCAAGAAGTTGGACCAAGTGATCTACTATGAGCGTTATGTAGTGATCCAAGCAGGTCCGGCCATGAACAAAGAGGGTGAAGCACTTCAGTACCTCGACTTCCTCACCGAAGAAGAGTACTTGGATACCCTTGATGTGCTAGGCAAGGAGAATCAGTATCTGGACGATACGGATCCCAACAAGTTCATCGCTAAAATGGGCGCTGAATCCTTGTATGATCTGTTGAAGCGTTTGGACCTTGATGGTTTGAGCTACGACCTGCGCCATAAGGCCAACACGGAGACAAGCCAGCAGCGTAAGACCGAGGCGTTGAAGCGATTGAACGTTGTTGAGGCTTTCCGTGATGCGAATACGCGCATGGAGAACAAGCCCGAGTGGATGATCGTGAAGGTGGTGCCTGTTATTCCGCCTGAGCTTCGCCCATTGGTACCATTGGATGGTGGCCGTTTCGCTACTTCTGACCTCAACGATCTATACCGTCGAGTGATCATCCGTAACAACCGCTTGAAGCGTTTGGTGGAGATCAAGGCGCCGGAAGTGATACTGCGTAACGAAAAGCGTATGTTGCAGGAAGCTGTGGACAGCCTCTTTGATAACAGCCGTAAAAGCAGTGCCGTAAAGAGCGAAAGCAATCGTCCATTGAAATCCTTGAGCGATTCGCTGAAAGGAAAGCAAGGTCGTTTCCGCCAGAACTTGCTCGGTAAGCGTGTTGATTATAGCGCACGTTCCGTGATCGTTGTTGGTCCTGAACTGAAATTGCACGAGTGTGGTTTGCCGAAGGATATGGCAGCTGAGCTCTTCAAACCGTTCATTATCCGCAAATTGATCGAGCGTGGCATCGTGAAAACGGTGAAGAGCGCGAAGAAGATCGTAGATAAGAAGGAACCCGTTGTTTGGGATATCCTCGAAAGCGTATTGTGGGGACACCCGGTTCTATTGAACCGTGCTCCTACGCTTCACCGTCTAGGTATCCAGGCTTTCCAACCTAAATTGATCGAGGGTAAGGCTATCCAATTGCACCCGCTCGTTTGTACAGCATTCAACGCTGACTTCGACGGTGACCAAATGGCTGTTCACGTGCCATTGGGCAACGCCGCAATTCTAGAAGCTCAGCTTCTTATGCTGGCCAGCCACAATATCTTGAACCCTGCTAATGGAGCGCCGATCGCGGTACCTAGCCAGGACATGGTGTTGGGCCTGTACTACATCACCAAAGGCCGCGTTACCGACGAGGAACGCACCATGAAAGGCGAAGGACGTACGTTCTACAGCCCGGAAGAGGTGATCATCGCCTATAACGAGAAACAACTCGATCTGCACACGCACATTAAACTGCGTTGGGTTGATTTCCACGGTAAATCTGCGATCATTGACACGACTTGCGGCCGTACCATCTTCAATGAAGTGGTACCGAAGGAAGTTGGTTTCATCAATGACGTATTGACCAAAAAAGCGTTGCGTGACATCATTGGTAAGGTCGTTAAGGAGACCGGAACTGCACGCGCTGCTCAGTTCTTGGATGATATTAAGGACCTCGGGTTCATGAGTGCATTCCATGGCGGACTTAGCTTCAACTTGGATGACGTTGTCGTTCCAGCTGAAAAAGAGAAGCTGGTTAATGCTGCACAGGCCGAGGTGGATGAGGTTACCGGTAATTACAACATGGGTCTCATCACCAACAACGAGCGTTATAACCAAACGATCGATATTTGGACACACACCAACAGTAAGGTGACCTATACTTTGATGGAGCGCATCAAAAAGGACCGTCAAGGGTTCAATTCCATCTATATGATGATGGATTCCGGTGCGCGTGGTTCCAAAGAGCAGATCCGTCAGCTAAGTGGTATGCGTGGTCTTATGGCCAAGCCGCAGAAGAGTGGCGCTGGTGGCGGTCAGGACATTATCGAGAACCCGATCCTCTCCAACTTTAAGGAAGGATTGTCCATTCTCGAGTACTTCATCTCTACCCACGGTGCACGTAAAGGTCTTGCCGATACGGCTCTAAAGACCGCTGACGCTGGTTACTTGACCCGTCGTCTTGTTGACGTTGCACAGGATGTGATCATCACGAATGATGATTGCGGTACACTTCGTGGACTTCTGGCTTCTGCACTGCGTAAGAACGAGGATATCGTTGAGTCGTTGTATGATCGTATTCTCGGTCGTAACTCAGTACACGATGTGCATCACCCACAGACTGGCGAACTAATGGTGGCTAGTGGGGAGAACATTGACGAGGATATCGCAGCCGCGATCGCGAACAGCCCGATCGAAGAAGTGGAGATCCGAAGTGTATTGACCTGTGAGCAGAAGAAAGGTGTATGCGCCAAATGCTATGGTCGCAACCTTGCTACTGGCCGATTCGTCCAAATGGGCGAGGCAGTTGGTGTAATTGCCGCACAATCCATTGGTGAGCCTGGTACCCAGCTTACACTGCGTACGTTCCACGTAGGTGGTGTGGCCGGTAAGATCACAGAGGAAAGTGAGATCCGTGCCAAGTATGATGGTGTATTGGAGATCGAGGAATTGCGCACGGTCAGTAAGAAAGACCGCAAAGGAGAAGATGCCGAAGTAGTGATCAGCCGTAGTGCGGAAATGCGCATAGTGGATAGCAATACAGGTATCGTATTGACCACCAGCAATATCCCATACGGCGCGTTCATCTATATGAAAGGTGGTAAAAAAGTGAAGAAAGGCGACCTGATCTGTATATGGGATGCGTACAATGCTGTGATCATCTCCGAATTCAGTGGTAAGCTTGACTTCGAGAGCATTGAAGAAAATGCGACCTACCGTGAAGAGATCGATGAACAGACCGGATTCGCTGAGAAGGTGATCGTTGAAAGCCGCGACAAGAAAAAGAACCCGACCATCCGCATTATGGACGGTAAAGGCAAAGAAGAGCTGAAGAGCTATAGCTTGCCGGTTGGTGCACACATCGTAGTTAGTGAGGGTCAAAAGATCGAAGCCGGTGACATTCTGGTGAAGATCCCACGTAGCTCCGGCAAGGGTGGTGATATTACCGGTGGTCTACCGCGTGTTACCGAATTGTTCGAGGCACGTAACCCAAGCAATCCTGCTGTTGTGAGCGAAATCGATGGTATCATCTCCTACGGAAAGATCAAACGCGGTAACCGCGAGATCATTGTGGAAAGCCGCACCGGCGAGCAGAAGAACTATCTGGTGCCTTTGAGCAAGCACATCCTGGTACAGGAGAACGACTTCATCAAAGCAGGTCAGCCGCTTAGCGATGGTTCCACCGCGCCTGGCGATATCCTGGATATCCAAGGACCTACCAAGGTTCAGGAGTACTTGGTGAACGAGGTGCAAGAGGTTTACCGTATGCAAGGTGTAAAGATCAACGACAAACACTTTGAAGTGATCGTACGCCAGATGATGCGTAAGGTGGAGATCGAGGATCCCGGAGATACCAAGTTCTTGGAGAAGCAAAGCGTGAACAAGACCGAATTCATGGAGGAGAACGATCAGATCTTCGATATGATGGTGGTTACAGATGCTGGAGAAAGCGAGTCATTGCGCGTTGGTCAGTTATTGACCTTGCGTAAGTTCCGCGACGAGAACAGCGTACTGAAGCGTAAGGACTCGAAGTTAGCTGAAGCCCGTCAGGCACAACCTGCTACGGCTCGTACCATGCTACAAGGTATTACGCGTGCTTCATTGCAGACCGAAAGCTTCATCTCGGCAGCTTCCTTCCAGGAAACGACCAAGGTGTTGAACGAGGCAGCTGTGAACGCGAAGGAAGACCACTTGAACGGCCTGAAGGAGAATGTGATCGTTGGTCACCTGATCCCTGCTGGAACCGGAGTGCGCGCTTACCAGAAGAACATTGTTGCGAATAAGGACGAATACCAGCGTATGCTAGCCTCTAAATTAGAGGCACAAGAGATCGAAGAATGA
- a CDS encoding DUF3467 domain-containing protein has translation MADEKEQPRQNQLNIEISEEIADGIYSNLAIITHSNSEFVLDFVRVMPGVPKAKVKCRVLLTPQHAKRLMRALADNVQKYEGVHGPIRESEATEIPMSFGGPTAQA, from the coding sequence ATGGCCGACGAGAAAGAACAACCACGTCAGAACCAATTGAACATTGAGATCAGCGAAGAGATCGCTGATGGCATTTATAGTAACCTGGCCATCATTACGCACAGTAATTCGGAATTCGTTCTGGATTTTGTGCGTGTTATGCCCGGTGTACCCAAAGCCAAAGTGAAGTGTCGTGTACTTCTAACTCCGCAACACGCCAAACGCCTTATGCGTGCCCTAGCAGATAACGTACAGAAGTATGAAGGCGTTCATGGACCTATCCGCGAAAGCGAAGCCACCGAGATCCCGATGAGCTTCGGAGGGCCTACGGCGCAAGCGTAA
- a CDS encoding patatin-like phospholipase family protein, giving the protein MERSLLSILFLIIFTQIHGQKVGMVLSGGGAVGLTHIGVMQALEENDIPIDFITGSSMGALIGGMYAAGYSPWEIDSLFNTDLYKIMADGGIEKRYQYYFKQDAPDASLISVKLDLDTTIQTSLPTNLRKPALLDFEQMRTFGPASAVARENMDSLFVPFRCVASDLTDQTSVTFSRGNLAECIRASMSYPFYFKPISVNGHLMMDGGLYNNFPSDVMYNDFLPDFIIGSNVSYNAPPPTEDDLLSQLRAMMQEHTNYTVICENGVIIEPLTTTTLFDFSNPSIAIKDGYDAAMAQMPEILARTIRRMPRADLEARREAFRARMPKMEFGDVVIQGLTKSQKRYVAKTLSRRDKLMSMDQLKPTYFRLVADRNIASFFPKATYDHMANNFRLELKAKAEKDLEVKFGGMFSSRPINTGMVGLRYNLFGSTSARIEANSYFGKYYIAGQAKLRMDLSTASPLYIEPAFTIHRWDYFRSFTTFFDEVRPSFVVNRETWGGINVGMGLGNKGLLRLDAKIVETKDNYYQTAEFSGQDTADVSYFSHFTSGLLIERNTLNRKQHANAGESLAGSIRVVTGHETTDLGSTRAENLMDHHYNHDWIVAKITLDKYFLPRGIFKFGLLAEGVFSSMPNFENYTESIIRSPAFRPTPESHTYFIPEFRSTKFVAGGARLIVAVAKNRFDLRLEGFVFQPYEPLIQQTDGSAITGLGFDKRYYMGSGSLIYQSPLGPVWFNTSYIDGLTQPWVWSLNFGYILFNQKAQE; this is encoded by the coding sequence ATGGAACGTTCGTTACTTTCAATTCTATTCCTCATCATTTTCACTCAGATCCATGGGCAGAAAGTGGGTATGGTCCTAAGCGGAGGCGGAGCTGTAGGCCTTACGCACATCGGCGTGATGCAAGCGTTGGAGGAGAATGACATTCCGATCGATTTCATTACTGGAAGCAGCATGGGGGCCTTGATCGGCGGCATGTACGCAGCAGGTTATTCACCATGGGAGATCGACTCACTTTTCAATACCGACCTATATAAGATCATGGCCGATGGTGGAATTGAGAAGCGCTATCAATACTACTTCAAACAAGATGCTCCCGATGCATCATTGATCAGTGTAAAGTTGGATCTGGATACCACTATTCAAACCAGTTTGCCCACTAATCTGCGCAAGCCTGCCTTATTGGATTTTGAGCAAATGCGAACCTTCGGGCCGGCATCCGCAGTTGCGCGGGAGAACATGGATAGCCTGTTCGTACCGTTCCGCTGCGTGGCCTCGGACCTCACAGATCAAACCTCGGTAACATTCAGCAGAGGAAATCTGGCAGAGTGCATTCGGGCAAGTATGTCCTACCCGTTCTATTTCAAACCCATCAGTGTGAATGGGCATTTAATGATGGACGGCGGCCTGTATAACAACTTCCCGAGCGATGTGATGTATAATGATTTTCTGCCGGACTTCATCATTGGCAGTAACGTATCCTACAACGCGCCACCACCCACCGAAGATGACCTGTTGAGCCAGCTGCGTGCCATGATGCAGGAACACACGAACTACACGGTGATCTGTGAGAATGGGGTGATCATTGAACCCCTGACCACCACCACCCTGTTCGATTTCAGCAACCCATCCATTGCAATAAAAGATGGGTATGATGCGGCGATGGCGCAAATGCCGGAGATACTTGCTCGAACGATCCGTAGAATGCCCCGTGCAGATTTGGAAGCCCGCCGTGAAGCGTTCCGTGCACGCATGCCAAAAATGGAATTCGGCGACGTAGTGATCCAAGGTTTGACGAAGTCGCAAAAGCGGTATGTGGCAAAGACCTTGTCACGCCGTGATAAATTAATGTCAATGGATCAACTGAAACCGACGTACTTCCGTTTGGTCGCCGATAGGAATATAGCTTCATTCTTTCCCAAGGCCACATATGACCATATGGCAAACAACTTCCGGTTGGAACTTAAAGCGAAGGCGGAAAAAGACCTTGAGGTCAAGTTCGGCGGAATGTTCTCATCACGTCCGATCAATACGGGAATGGTGGGTCTTCGCTATAATCTGTTCGGTTCAACCTCGGCTCGGATCGAAGCGAATTCATACTTCGGCAAGTACTATATAGCCGGTCAGGCAAAACTTCGGATGGACCTTTCCACAGCATCACCGCTTTACATAGAACCGGCATTCACGATCCACCGCTGGGATTATTTCCGAAGTTTCACCACGTTCTTTGATGAAGTGAGGCCAAGCTTCGTAGTGAACCGAGAGACCTGGGGTGGCATCAACGTAGGAATGGGATTGGGCAATAAAGGACTCTTACGGCTGGATGCAAAGATCGTGGAGACGAAGGATAATTACTACCAAACGGCAGAGTTCAGTGGACAGGATACTGCAGATGTCTCCTATTTCAGTCACTTTACGTCGGGACTGTTGATCGAACGGAACACACTTAACCGGAAACAACATGCCAATGCAGGTGAGTCGCTTGCTGGATCGATCCGGGTGGTTACCGGTCACGAAACCACGGACCTTGGTTCTACGCGTGCAGAGAACTTGATGGACCACCATTACAACCATGATTGGATAGTCGCCAAGATCACGTTGGACAAGTATTTCCTGCCAAGGGGCATATTCAAATTCGGTCTATTGGCTGAAGGCGTATTCAGCAGTATGCCCAATTTCGAGAATTATACGGAGAGCATTATCCGCAGCCCAGCATTCCGCCCTACGCCGGAAAGCCATACCTATTTCATCCCTGAATTCCGTTCTACCAAGTTCGTCGCAGGTGGAGCCCGCCTGATCGTTGCCGTTGCAAAGAATCGCTTCGATCTGCGTTTGGAAGGGTTCGTTTTCCAACCCTATGAGCCCCTGATCCAACAAACAGACGGCAGTGCTATAACAGGTCTAGGGTTCGACAAGCGGTATTACATGGGATCAGGGTCGCTGATCTACCAAAGTCCATTAGGACCGGTCTGGTTCAATACCAGTTACATTGATGGCTTAACGCAACCGTGGGTCTGGAGCCTCAATTTCGGCTACATCCTATTCAATCAGAAAGCACAGGAATGA
- a CDS encoding ABC transporter substrate-binding protein, with protein MGIHTDQIGRNIQMPDLPQRIISLVPSQTELLYDLGLGKRVVGITKFCVHPETWFRTKPRVGGTKKLDLKKIQELAPDLIIANKEENLKAEIESLAKEFPIWISDVRDLPSALDMILKVGAITGTSAKAEALRNQIAERFSTLQPLDPPATVAYLIWREPYMAAGHGTFINDLLERCGMINVFDSDDARYPVITAKELEEAAPDLILLSSEPYPFNEKHIEELHETCPGTPVKLVDGEFFSWYGSRLLDTVEYLNGLLRG; from the coding sequence ATGGGAATCCATACGGATCAAATAGGGCGCAACATTCAAATGCCCGACCTGCCCCAACGCATCATCTCCCTAGTCCCTTCCCAGACCGAATTGTTGTATGACCTTGGATTGGGAAAACGCGTGGTCGGCATTACCAAATTCTGTGTGCATCCGGAAACGTGGTTCAGAACCAAGCCACGTGTTGGCGGCACAAAAAAATTGGACCTTAAGAAGATCCAGGAGTTAGCACCGGATCTTATCATCGCAAACAAAGAAGAAAACCTGAAAGCTGAGATTGAATCCTTAGCGAAGGAATTCCCTATCTGGATAAGCGATGTTCGCGATCTACCCAGCGCACTGGACATGATCCTGAAAGTCGGTGCAATAACCGGAACGAGCGCGAAAGCCGAAGCGCTTCGCAACCAAATAGCTGAGCGGTTCTCAACACTTCAACCCTTGGACCCACCTGCAACGGTGGCCTACTTGATCTGGCGCGAACCGTACATGGCGGCTGGTCACGGTACATTCATCAACGACCTTTTAGAGCGATGTGGAATGATCAATGTCTTTGACAGCGACGATGCGCGGTATCCGGTGATCACCGCCAAAGAGTTGGAAGAAGCTGCACCGGACCTGATCCTACTCTCTTCAGAACCGTATCCTTTCAACGAAAAACACATTGAGGAACTGCACGAGACTTGTCCTGGAACGCCAGTGAAACTGGTAGATGGCGAGTTCTTCAGTTGGTATGGCTCCAGACTTCTTGATACTGTAGAATACTTGAACGGCCTGTTGCGCGGTTGA
- a CDS encoding pyridoxal-phosphate dependent enzyme: protein MKIHENILTTIGNTPMVKLNKITKDLPCTVLAKVETFNPGNSIKDRMALKMIEDAEKSGALKPGGTIIEGTSGNTGMGLAIAAIIKGYKCIFTTTDKQSKEKVDALRAFGAEVIVCPTNVDPEDPRSYYSVSSRLVNETPNSWKANQYDNLSNSDAHYESTGPEIWDQTDGKITHLVVGVGTGGTICGTGRYLKEKNPNIQLLGIDTYGSVFTKLKETGEFDKNEIYPYITEGIGEDFVPENVKMEMIDHFEKVTDRDAAIYTRKIVKDEGIFVGNSAGAAIAGLLQMNARFKKDDVVVVIFHDHGTRYLGKMFNDDWMRERGFLVEEKPKAGDLIKGKEVALLSVEADEPVLNAIDKMRSHNIDQIPVFENGKPVGTITDARLFDAILEDAEVRHQKVSVVMGAPLPIVGVEATLEEVTGKLGNGNPAVLVKLKDGYGIITKQDIIGKLK, encoded by the coding sequence ATGAAGATCCACGAGAATATCCTCACCACCATCGGCAATACCCCAATGGTAAAGCTGAACAAGATCACCAAGGACCTACCCTGTACGGTATTGGCCAAAGTGGAAACCTTCAATCCGGGTAACAGCATAAAGGATCGTATGGCGTTGAAGATGATCGAGGATGCCGAGAAGTCCGGCGCATTGAAACCTGGTGGAACTATCATCGAAGGCACCAGTGGTAACACTGGTATGGGCTTAGCGATAGCCGCGATCATTAAAGGCTACAAGTGCATCTTTACCACCACTGATAAGCAGAGCAAAGAAAAAGTGGATGCATTGCGTGCCTTCGGTGCGGAAGTGATCGTATGCCCTACGAACGTTGACCCCGAAGATCCGCGGTCGTATTACAGTGTTAGTTCACGGTTGGTGAATGAAACGCCCAACAGCTGGAAGGCCAACCAATACGATAACCTCAGCAACAGCGATGCACATTACGAAAGCACCGGCCCAGAGATCTGGGACCAGACCGATGGCAAGATCACGCATTTGGTGGTTGGCGTAGGCACCGGTGGTACGATCTGCGGAACTGGCCGTTACCTGAAGGAGAAGAACCCGAACATCCAGTTGCTTGGAATTGACACCTACGGATCCGTATTCACTAAGTTGAAGGAGACGGGCGAATTCGATAAGAATGAGATCTACCCTTACATCACGGAAGGCATAGGCGAGGATTTTGTGCCGGAGAACGTGAAGATGGAAATGATAGACCACTTCGAAAAGGTTACGGATCGCGATGCTGCCATCTACACCCGCAAGATCGTAAAGGACGAAGGCATTTTCGTTGGCAACAGTGCTGGCGCGGCTATTGCAGGCTTGCTCCAAATGAATGCCCGGTTCAAAAAGGATGATGTTGTCGTTGTCATTTTCCATGACCATGGCACGCGCTATCTAGGCAAGATGTTCAATGATGATTGGATGCGGGAACGTGGATTCCTTGTCGAGGAAAAACCCAAAGCCGGTGATCTGATCAAAGGCAAGGAAGTTGCATTGTTAAGTGTGGAAGCAGATGAACCCGTGCTGAACGCGATCGACAAGATGAGAAGCCACAACATCGACCAGATCCCCGTATTCGAAAATGGCAAACCAGTAGGAACCATAACCGATGCGCGGTTGTTCGATGCCATTTTGGAAGATGCTGAAGTACGTCACCAAAAAGTTAGTGTGGTAATGGGCGCTCCATTACCTATTGTTGGGGTGGAAGCCACGTTGGAAGAAGTCACCGGCAAATTGGGCAACGGGAATCCAGCGGTCCTGGTGAAACTGAAAGATGGGTACGGTATCATTACGAAGCAGGATATTATTGGGAAGTTGAAGTAG
- a CDS encoding ABC transporter permease: MSFPHFIASRILRSDDTARTARLSRPIVAIAMVGIVLGMAVMIITVGVTTGFQREVRAKVTGAGSHLQINAIRQNDPKETPRIAIAQNFYPSLDTLPGVKHIQIYATKPGIIETEQDIQGVVVKGVGADHDWTFLGKHLVDGQLPTIGDTSRPIDLLLSRYLSNRLQIGTNDTITVYLVKAIDDIRPRKFRVSGLYETGLEQLDHQLVYVDIDHLQRFSQWGLQAEIRVDDELTEHGISVEGLAFGGDRNYTYDWLGTTLRGRGPHWVEIPLAGDTTLTLVVRDADGTIPDTAWVRILRSIDTPTKALVTERGGSGGSNNKYAGGFEIELEEFSDLEEMDAKIYRDHLELGLRSLSVRDRFPEIFAWLELLDTNVLVVIVLMIIVAIINMTSSLLIIILERTTMIGVLKALGSSNDTIRSIFLIDAAYILGIGIILGDILGITACLIQQKFGVITLPVESYYVDAVPVTLHFWPIVLLNFGTLAVCVLALILPSMLVSRIAPAKAIRFD, from the coding sequence GTGAGTTTTCCGCATTTCATCGCAAGCCGCATTCTACGATCGGACGACACGGCTCGCACCGCTCGATTATCGCGTCCTATCGTTGCCATTGCAATGGTCGGTATCGTGTTGGGTATGGCGGTCATGATCATTACAGTGGGTGTTACCACGGGGTTTCAACGTGAAGTGCGTGCGAAGGTAACCGGTGCTGGAAGTCATTTGCAGATCAATGCCATCCGCCAGAATGACCCCAAGGAAACCCCGCGCATAGCGATCGCTCAAAATTTCTATCCCAGTCTGGATACGCTTCCTGGGGTGAAGCACATCCAGATCTATGCCACTAAACCGGGGATCATTGAAACAGAGCAGGACATACAAGGCGTGGTAGTTAAAGGCGTTGGGGCAGACCACGACTGGACTTTTCTAGGCAAACACTTAGTGGACGGTCAGCTACCTACTATAGGCGATACTTCGCGCCCCATTGACCTCCTGCTATCCCGCTACCTCAGCAATCGCCTGCAGATCGGGACGAATGATACGATAACGGTCTATCTGGTAAAAGCAATAGATGATATACGACCGCGGAAATTCCGGGTAAGTGGCCTATACGAAACAGGACTTGAACAATTGGACCATCAGTTAGTATATGTGGACATTGATCATCTGCAACGCTTTTCACAATGGGGTCTACAAGCCGAGATCCGCGTTGATGATGAACTGACCGAGCACGGCATATCCGTTGAGGGGCTGGCTTTTGGTGGTGACCGGAACTACACCTACGACTGGCTTGGAACAACACTGAGAGGAAGGGGCCCGCATTGGGTGGAGATCCCTCTTGCCGGAGACACAACACTTACCCTTGTAGTTCGCGACGCCGACGGCACTATACCTGATACGGCTTGGGTGCGCATACTACGATCAATTGATACACCTACGAAAGCCCTTGTTACGGAACGTGGCGGAAGTGGTGGTAGCAACAATAAATACGCGGGAGGCTTTGAAATAGAGCTGGAAGAATTCAGTGATCTGGAGGAAATGGACGCGAAAATTTACCGCGACCACTTGGAACTTGGCTTACGATCCTTGAGTGTTCGTGACCGTTTCCCGGAGATCTTCGCCTGGCTGGAATTATTGGATACCAATGTGCTCGTGGTAATCGTGCTCATGATCATCGTAGCAATCATCAACATGACCAGTTCTTTGTTGATCATTATCTTGGAGCGGACCACTATGATCGGTGTATTGAAGGCCCTAGGTAGCAGCAATGACACTATCCGTAGTATCTTTTTGATCGACGCGGCCTACATACTTGGCATCGGCATTATTCTAGGGGATATTCTAGGGATCACTGCGTGCCTGATCCAACAGAAATTCGGGGTGATCACATTACCCGTTGAAAGTTACTACGTGGATGCGGTTCCAGTAACGCTGCACTTTTGGCCGATCGTCCTACTGAATTTTGGTACGCTTGCTGTTTGTGTTCTGGCCTTGATCCTACCCAGCATGTTGGTAAGCCGCATTGCGCCCGCGAAAGCCATTCGGTTTGATTGA